Proteins encoded together in one Juglans regia cultivar Chandler chromosome 9, Walnut 2.0, whole genome shotgun sequence window:
- the LOC108990325 gene encoding cell division cycle protein 48 homolog: protein MANQPESSDSKSGKKDFSTAILERKKSPNRLVVDEAINDDNSVVALHPETMEKLQLFRGDTILIKGKKRKDTICIALADDTCEVPKIRMNKVVRSNLRVRLGDVVSVHQSPDVKYGKRVHILPVDDTIEGVTGSLFDAYLKPYFLEAYRPVRKGDLFLVRGGMRSVEFKVIETDPGEYCVVAPDTEIFCEGEPVRREDEDRLDEVGYDDVGGVRKQMAQIRELVELPLRHPQLFKSIGVKPPKGILLYGPPGSGKTLIARAVANETGAFFFCINGPEIMSKLAGESESNLRKAFEEAEKNAPSIIFIDELDSIAPKREKTHGEVERRIVSQLLTLMDGLKSRAHVIVIGATNRPNSIDPALRRFGRFDREIDIGVPDEVGRLEVLRIHTKNMKLSDDVDLERISKNTHGYVGADLAALCTEAALQCIREKMDVIDLEDESIDAEILNTMAVTNEHFHTALGTSNPSALRETVVEVPNVSWEDIGGLENVKRELQETVQYPVEHPEKFEKFGMSPSKGVLFYGPPGCGKTLLAKAIANECQANFISIKGPELLTMWFGESEANVREIFDKARQSAPCVLFFDELDSIATQRGSSVGDAGGAADRVLNQLLTEMDGMSAKKTVFIIGATNRPDIIDPALLRPGRLDQLIYIPLPDEDSRYQIFKSCLRKSPVSKDVDLRALAKYTQGFSGADITEICQRACKYAIRENIEKDIERERRGMENPAAMDEDVEDEVAEIKAAHFEESMKYARRSVSDADIRKYQAFAQTLQQSRGFGTEFRFSETRTGAAGSDPFATSSAGADEDDLYN, encoded by the exons ATGGCTAACCAGCCCGAATCCTCTGACTC GAAATCAGGGAAGAAAGACTTCTCGACGGCGATTCTGGAGCGGAAAAAGTCGCCAAACCGTTTAGTCGTTGACGAGGCGATCAACGATGACAACTCGGTAGTGGCGTTGCACCCAGAGACCATGGagaagctccagctctttcgcgGTGATACGATTCTCATCAAG GGCAAGAAACGTAAGGATACAATCTGCATTGCTCTTGCTGATGACACGTGTGAGGTTCCAAAGATTAGAATGAACAAGGttgttagatcaaatctgaGGGTTCGGCTTGGAGATGTAGTATCTGTGCACCAGTCCCCTGACGTGAAGTATGGGAAACGTGTCCACATACTGCCAGTCGATGATACTATTGAAGGGGTTACTGGTAGTCTGTTTGATGCATACCTGAAAC CTTATTTCTTGGAGGCTTATCGTCCTGTGAGGAAGGGAGATTTATTCCTTGTCAGAGGAGGTATGAGAAGTGTGGAGTTCAAGGTCATTGAAACTGACCCAGGGGAGTATTGTGTGGTTGCCCCAGACACTGAAATCTTCTGTGAGGGGGAGCCTGTCAGAAGGGAGGATGAGGATAGGTTGGATGAAGTTGGTTATGATGATGTGGGCGGTGTTCGGAAGCAGATGGCTCAGATTCGTGAGTTAGTGGAGCTGCCACTAAGGCATCCTCAGCTTTTCAAATCAATTGGTGTGAAACCACCTAAAGGAATTTTGCTTTATGGACCCCCGGGATCTGGAAAAACATTAATCGCAAGGGCTGTTGCTAATGAGACTGGGGCGTTCTTTTTCTGTATTAATGGGCCGGAGATAATGTCCAAATTGgctggagagagtgagagcaaTCTCCGGAAGGCATTTGAAGAAGCTGAGAAGAATGCTCCATCTATTATTTTCATTGATGAGCTTGACTCTATTGCTCCTAAGAGGGAGAAGACACATGGTGAAGTTGAAAGGCGAATTGTTTCACAACTGTTGACTCTCATGGATGGACTGAAATCTCGGGCTCATGTTATTGTTATTGGGGCTACCAATCGTCCAAACAGCATTGACCCGGCTTTGAGAAGGTTTGGTCGGTTTGATAGGGAAATAGACATTGGTGTTCCTGATGAAGTTGGGCGTCTTGAAGTTCTTCGTATCCATACCAAGAACATGAAGCTCTCTGATGAT GTTGACTTggaaagaatttcaaaaaataccCATGGGTATGTTGGTGCTGATCTTGCAGCTCTCTGTACTGAAGCCGCACTGCAGTGCATTAGAGAGAAGATGGATGTGATTGACTTGGAAGATGAATCTATTGATGCTGAGATACTTAACACCATGGCTGTTACGAATGAACACTTCCACACTGCTCTTGGAACTAGCAACCCATCTGCTTTGCGTGAAACT GTTGTTGAAGTGCCCAATGTCAGCTGGGAGGACATTGGAGGCCTTGAGAATGTTAAGCGGGAACTTCAAGAG ACTGTTCAGTATCCTGTGGAGCACCCAGAGAAGTTCGAGAAATTTGGAATGTCACCTTCAAAAGGGGTACTTTTCTATGGTCCCCCAGGATGTGGGAAAACTCTCTTGGCCAAGGCAATTGCAAATGAATGTCAAGCAAACTTCATCAGTATCAAAGGCCCTGAACTGCTGACAATGTGGTTTGGTGAGAGTGAAGCCAATGTTCGAGAAATTTTTGACAAGGCTCGACAATCTGCGCCGTGTGTGCTTTTCTTTGATGAGCTCGACTCGATTGCTACTCAG AGAGGAAGCAGCGTTGGGGATGCAGGTGGTGCTGCTGATCGAGTTCTGAACCAACTCCTTACTGAGATGGATGGCATGTCTGCAAAAAAGACTGTCTTCATAATTGGAGCCACCAACAGGCCTGACATAATTGATCCTGCACTTCTGAGGCCAGGTCGTCTCgatcaattaatttatattccTCTTCCTGATGAGGATTCGCgctatcaaatttttaaatcgTGCTTGAGAAAATCACCTGTCTCAAAAGATGTCGATTTGAGAGCACTGGCCAAGTACACTCAAGGTTTCAGTGGGGCTGACATTACAGAAATATGCCAGCGGGCATGCAAGTATGCCATAAGAGAGAACATAGAAAAG GatatagagagggagagaaggggAATGGAGAATCCTGCGGCTATGGACGAGGATGTGGAGGATGAGGTGGCAGAGATCAAAGCTGCTCATTTTGAGGAGTCCATGAAGTATGCCCGGAGGAGTGTTAGCGATGCTGATATACGCAAATACCAGGCGTTTGCTCAGACCTTGCAGCAGTCTAGAGGTTTTGGAACTGAATTCAGGTTCTCTGAGACCCGAACTGGGGCTGCTGGGTCTGATCCATTTGCAACGTCTTCTGCTGGAGCTGATGAAGATGATTTGTATAATTAG